A region of the Microbulbifer pacificus genome:
GAGCAACGCCGACTGGTTGATCAAACTGAAGAGAGAAAACATCCCCCCGGGTCGCAATCACCAGTACACCGGTGTAACACACGAGGCCCGCCAGCAGATCCTGGCGACGCAATTTCTGCTTCAGCAACGGCACGGACAACAGTGCCAGCACCACACCCCAGGTATAGTTCAGGGGTTGCGCCTGCTGCGCGGGCAACAGGGCGTAGGCGTTGAACAGGATCAGGTAATAGAGGAACGGATTGCAGAACCCTAGGGCGAGATACCACTTGTAGTTGGCTCGCCAGCTGGTGGCAAGCTCGGGCAGCCGGCGCTGCCAGCAGATCGCACCAAACATGAATATCGCCGATACCACCGAGGCGATGGTCACCAATTGCAGGGGCGAGAGATATTGCAACGACAACTTGAACGCACTGGCCACGGTGGACCAGCAGAGCACTGCCGCCAACACCAGCACCGTCGCACGACGATTGCCCTGTATCACGGAAACTGATTGTTCAGTCATTTTTTTGACACCGACTGACAGAACCGATGAGTCATACGGTTTTATTTATTCGACTAAAAATTTTTTATCGCTACAAACAAAGATGGCAGGCGCCAGGCGCCTGCCATCTTTACCGGACGCTAGCGAATCAGCGCTTGCCGCTTTTGGGCTCTGGATCGGGAACCGCAACCGAAGTATCGGTTTTCACTTCCTCTATAACCACATAGGTGTGGGTTTCGCGTACACCGGGTACGGAAGCCAGCTTTTCGCCAAGGAATTGGCGGTAACCGAGCATATCCTTGATGCGGATTTTTACCAGGTAGTCGAAACCACCGGCAACCATATGACATTCCTGAACCTCGTCGAGGCCGGACACATGTTTATTGAAGGCTTCCAGTGCTTCGGTCGCGGTATCCGTCAGGGATACCTGGATATAGACGACCAGGCCCGCATGTACCTTCAGCGGATCGAGCAGCGCCACATAGTCCTTGATGAACCCCTCGCGCTCGAGCCGCTTCACCCGCTCAAGGCAGGGTGTGGGGCTCAAATTGACGCGACGGGCCAGCTCCACATTGGGAAGGCGGCCTGCACGCTGCAGAATCCGCAGAATCTGACGGTCAATACGATCCAGATCTTCCAACTTACGAGACATGACAAAATACCCTACTGGTGATCAAGCTAATACGCCCTATATTTAACCACACTCTTTTCTAAAATGGCGATTAATTCTGGGACACTTACCACATAATCCGGGTTTTTATCCTGCACCCATTTGTACCAGGGAGTTTCGAGGGAAAATCTATGCCAACACACTTCGCCGGGGATCTGAAGAACGCGCGCCAGAAGGCCCGTGAATACCTGCATGCCGACGAAAACCAGTGCGTCAGCGAACTGCTGGCCGCCCCGCGCCCGGGCGAGGCCCTGCGCGAGAAGATCCTCGCCACTGCCAGCCAGCTGGTGGTGAAATCCCGCGAGCAGCGCAGCAAGCGCGGCACGCTGGACGCCTTCCTGCAGCAATTTGGCCTTTCCAATAAGGAAGGTGTAGCCCTGATGTGTCTGGCGGAGTCCCTGTTGCGGGTACCGGATGCCGATACTGCAGACAAGCTGATTGCGGAAAAGGTTCACTCCGGGGACTGGTCCAGCCACCGCGGCCAGTCTGATTCCCTGTTCGTGAATGCCTCCACCTGGGGCCTGATGCTCACCGGCAGCATCGTCGAGCTGGATCCGGATATTACCGAAAAACCGTCCACCTGGATGAAGAGACTCGTCAGTCGCATGGGCGAGCCCATGGTCCGCACCTCCATGATGCAGGCCATGAAGATCATGGGTGGCCAGTACGTCCTCGGTCGCACCATCAAGGAAGCCCTGAAGCGCGGCCCGGCGGAGAACAAGCCCGGCACCCGCTTCTCTTTCGACATGCTGGGCGAAGGCGCCCGCACCATGGCAGACGCCAAGCGCTACTTCGACTCCTACATGATGGCCATCGAAGCCATCGGTGCCGACAACACCAAGCGCGATGTAGTGGAAGCCAACGGCATCTCCATCAAGCTCTCCGCCCTGCACCCGCGCTACAGCGAACTGCAGCGCGAGCGCGTAATGACCGAGCTCCTGCCGCAGGTAAAAGCCCTGTGTGCCGCCGCCGCCAAATACCAGATGGGCCTCAACATCGACGCCGAGGAAGCGGACCGCCTGGATATCTCCCTGGATATTTTCGAAGCCCTGGCCCGCGATCCGGAACTGAGCGACTGGCAGGGTCTCGGCTTTGTACTGCAGGCCTACCAGAAGCGCGCGCCCCACGTGGCGGACTGGCTGATCGCGCTGGGCCGCGACAGCGGCCGCAAGCTGATGGTGCGACTGGTAAAAGGTGCCTACTGGGACAGCGAGATCAAACACGCCCAGCAGATGGGCCTGAGCGACTACCCGGTATACACCCGCAAATGCCACACCGACCTCTCCTACCAGGTGTGTGCGCGCAAACTGCTGGATGCCAACGATGCGATCTACCCGCAGTTTGCCACCCACAACGCCTACACCGTGGGCCTGATCCTGGAAATGGCCGGCAACCGCAGCGACTTTGAATTCCAGCGCCTGCACGGTATGGGCCACCTGCTGTACGACCAGATCGAAGCGGTACACGGCAAGCGCGTGCCGGTACGCGTTTACGCCCCGGTGGGCGCACACCGCGACCTGCTGCCCTACCTGGTGCGCCGCCTGCTGGAAAACGGGGCCAACAGCTCGTTCGTAAACCGTTTTATGGATGAGAACACCCCGGTCAACGTACTGGTGCAGGACACCCTGAAACTGAGCGAAGCCTGCAACCCCTACCGCCACCCGGAAATTCCGGTGCCGGGCGATATCTATATCGGCCACGAGGTTCTGCCGCGGAAAAATTCCCATGGCTTCGAGCTCACCGACCCCATCGCTTTTGCTCCCCTGAAGCAGGCCGTGGAAGCCTCTGCAGGCAAGACCTGGACCGGTGGCCCGATTGTCGACGGTATTGCCGGCAAAGCCGATCTGGCGGTAGTCAACCCCGCTACCGGTGAAGTGGTTGGCCACACCGCCAATACCGACGCAGCGCTGATCGACCAGGCATTTACTTCTGCCGCCGAACACCAGCGCGCGTGGAACCGTATTGGCGGTGAAGCCCGTGCAAATATTCTCGACAAGGTTGCCGATCTGTACGAGCAGCATATCGACGAACTGGTGGCGATGATCTGCCGCGAAGCCGGCCGCACCCTGAACGACGGCATCAGTGAAGTGCGTGAGGCAGTGGACTTCTGCCGCTACTACGCCAACGGCGCGCGCCAGCACTTCAGCAAGCCTACCGTTCTGCCCGGGCCCACCGGCGAGAGCAACGAGCTGAGCCTGTGTGGACGCGGTGTGTTCGTGTGTATCAGCCCGTGGAACTTCCCACTGGCGATCTTCACCGGTCAGGTGGTTGCGGCGCTGGCCGCAGGTAACGCGGTAATGGCGAAGCCTGCGGAACAGACCCCGCTGATCGCTGCCCGCGCCGTGCAGCTGATGCATGAAGCCGGCATCCCGAAGAAGATTCTGCACCTGATCACCGGCACCGGCGCCGCCATCGGCAAACCGCTACTGGATCACCCGCGCGTTGCCGGCGTGGCCTTTACCGGCTCCACCGAAACCGCCAAGCACATCAACATGCAACTGGCGGCCAAAGACGGTCCCATCGTGCCGTTGATCGCCGAAACCGGCGGCCAGAACGTGATGATCGTGGATTCCACCGCACTGCCCGAGCAGGTAGTGGACGACGTCATCAACTCCGCATTCCTGAGTGCCGGTCAGCGCTGTTCTGCACTGCGCATCCTGTGTGTACAGGACGTGATCGCAGACAACCTGCTGAACATGCTGAAAGGTGCGTGTGAGGAGCTGGTACTGGGCGATCCATCCAAACTGGAAACCGATATCGGCCCGGTGATCGACGAGAAAGCCCTCGGCATGCTGGAAAGACACCGCGAACTGATGAATGTGGAAGGCAAAACCCTGTTTGCGTTTGACGAAAGCAAGCGCCCGCAGAGCGGCACCTTCTTCGGTCCGCAGGTGGTAGAGATCAAGGACATCAATCTGCTGAAACGCGAAGTCTTCGGTCCCTTCCTGCACGTAGTGCGCTTCAAGGCCGAGGAACTGGAAGAGGTGATCCGTCGTATCAATGCCACCGGCTACGGCCTGACCTTTGGCCTGCACTCCCGCATCGAAGGCCGCGCCGGCGCCATCTTCAAGCGCATTGACGCGGGCAACTGCTACATCAACCGCGACATGGTTGGTGCGGTTGTGGGCGTGAACCCCTTCGGCGGCATGGGCCTCTCCGGCACCGGCCCCAAAGCGGGCGGCCCACACTACCTGTTCCGCTTTGCCAACGAGAAGACCAAGACGGTCAACACCGTGGCGACTGGTGGCAACACACAGCTGTTCACCCTCGGTCAGTAATTTTTCAAAGTTACAAACCGATAGTTACAGACCACAAAGCCCGCATGGAAACATGCGGGCTTTTTTGTTTACGAAAAAAAAGGCCGGAGGAATCCTCCGGCCAAGCCAAGTCCTGTGAGTTGCCGAATAGTACTTGGAGTAAATCCAGTGCCCGTCTAGTTCAATACGCGATAACCGCGACCGCGCAGGCAGTTGCGGGTGATGTAATTCGCCTCTACGTTCGAACTGCCGACACCACTGACACCGCCGAGCAGCGCACCGGCGCCGGCACCGGCCGCTGCGGCGCTACTGGTATCGCCGATAATTGCCCCGAGGGCGCCTCCAAGAAGCGCCCCGCCAACGGCTCTCGTAACACCACGACGTCCAGCGTCATTGCGTGCAGCCGTGGACAGGCCCCTGCAGTCCGCCAGGTCGAGCTGGTACTGGCGC
Encoded here:
- a CDS encoding Lrp/AsnC ligand binding domain-containing protein, producing the protein MSRKLEDLDRIDRQILRILQRAGRLPNVELARRVNLSPTPCLERVKRLEREGFIKDYVALLDPLKVHAGLVVYIQVSLTDTATEALEAFNKHVSGLDEVQECHMVAGGFDYLVKIRIKDMLGYRQFLGEKLASVPGVRETHTYVVIEEVKTDTSVAVPDPEPKSGKR
- a CDS encoding glycine zipper family protein; this encodes MKIKILAAVGLSAATLLGCAYQQEQVPGAGNIVIDTYGVNMRQYQLDLADCRGLSTAARNDAGRRGVTRAVGGALLGGALGAIIGDTSSAAAAGAGAGALLGGVSGVGSSNVEANYITRNCLRGRGYRVLN
- a CDS encoding DMT family transporter, with amino-acid sequence MTEQSVSVIQGNRRATVLVLAAVLCWSTVASAFKLSLQYLSPLQLVTIASVVSAIFMFGAICWQRRLPELATSWRANYKWYLALGFCNPFLYYLILFNAYALLPAQQAQPLNYTWGVVLALLSVPLLKQKLRRQDLLAGLVCYTGVLVIATRGDVFSLQFDQPVGVALALLSTVIWSCYWLLNTRIGGNAAVNLLLTFCCGLPWLMLAIWWQGGWQWPPLAGWLGAVYVGLFEMGIAFLLWQGALMSCDNTARISNFIYLSPPLSLLLIALLVGEQIHMATIAGLGLILLGVAIQQGALRRFLLRNRSY
- the putA gene encoding bifunctional proline dehydrogenase/L-glutamate gamma-semialdehyde dehydrogenase PutA gives rise to the protein MPTHFAGDLKNARQKAREYLHADENQCVSELLAAPRPGEALREKILATASQLVVKSREQRSKRGTLDAFLQQFGLSNKEGVALMCLAESLLRVPDADTADKLIAEKVHSGDWSSHRGQSDSLFVNASTWGLMLTGSIVELDPDITEKPSTWMKRLVSRMGEPMVRTSMMQAMKIMGGQYVLGRTIKEALKRGPAENKPGTRFSFDMLGEGARTMADAKRYFDSYMMAIEAIGADNTKRDVVEANGISIKLSALHPRYSELQRERVMTELLPQVKALCAAAAKYQMGLNIDAEEADRLDISLDIFEALARDPELSDWQGLGFVLQAYQKRAPHVADWLIALGRDSGRKLMVRLVKGAYWDSEIKHAQQMGLSDYPVYTRKCHTDLSYQVCARKLLDANDAIYPQFATHNAYTVGLILEMAGNRSDFEFQRLHGMGHLLYDQIEAVHGKRVPVRVYAPVGAHRDLLPYLVRRLLENGANSSFVNRFMDENTPVNVLVQDTLKLSEACNPYRHPEIPVPGDIYIGHEVLPRKNSHGFELTDPIAFAPLKQAVEASAGKTWTGGPIVDGIAGKADLAVVNPATGEVVGHTANTDAALIDQAFTSAAEHQRAWNRIGGEARANILDKVADLYEQHIDELVAMICREAGRTLNDGISEVREAVDFCRYYANGARQHFSKPTVLPGPTGESNELSLCGRGVFVCISPWNFPLAIFTGQVVAALAAGNAVMAKPAEQTPLIAARAVQLMHEAGIPKKILHLITGTGAAIGKPLLDHPRVAGVAFTGSTETAKHINMQLAAKDGPIVPLIAETGGQNVMIVDSTALPEQVVDDVINSAFLSAGQRCSALRILCVQDVIADNLLNMLKGACEELVLGDPSKLETDIGPVIDEKALGMLERHRELMNVEGKTLFAFDESKRPQSGTFFGPQVVEIKDINLLKREVFGPFLHVVRFKAEELEEVIRRINATGYGLTFGLHSRIEGRAGAIFKRIDAGNCYINRDMVGAVVGVNPFGGMGLSGTGPKAGGPHYLFRFANEKTKTVNTVATGGNTQLFTLGQ